The Flavobacteriales bacterium DNA segment GGGCTATGCTATAAGTATCTACAGGATAAAGAATCAGCGGAAGATGCGGTTTGCGACATATTCGAGCAGCTCCATCAGAAACTTCTGCAGCACGAGGTCGAGAATTTCAGATCCTGGATCTACACCACCTCACGCAATCATTGCCTCATGCTGCTGAGAAAGCAGAAAAGCCATAGGTGGCAGGAACTGGACCGCGATGTGGAGGACACAGGTCTACACTCATTGCAGATCAAGCAATGGATCGATCAAAAATTGGATATGCTCGAAGAAGCGCTGCAACATCTGAATACGGATCAG contains these protein-coding regions:
- a CDS encoding sigma-70 family RNA polymerase sigma factor, which produces GLCYKYLQDKESAEDAVCDIFEQLHQKLLQHEVENFRSWIYTTSRNHCLMLLRKQKSHRWQELDRDVEDTGLHSLQIKQWIDQKLDMLEEALQHLNTDQRNCVAEFYLKGKSYKLIAKEQDMSLGKVKSHIQNGKRNLKIILEQHEEFDHG